CAAAAGAAGAGAAAACCTGTTGGCAGTCAACCCTTCTTTAACAAGAAAGGGTTGCACTTGTTACTTGAATCCAAGATTTATTATTGAAGAAGGTGTAAGTAAAAGCGTTAAAGTTTATCCTGGCGATTTAATACTTTCGAATAGTGCAACCTGTGGATTTCCATATTTTGTAGAAATTGAAGGATGTATTCATGACGGATGGTTATTATTCAGAGACTTCAAAGGTATTTCTAAGGTATTCCTGTTTTTCTTTCTTAAAACTATTTTTAATATTTTGAATAGTATTGCAGATGGTTCAGTTCAGAATAATTTAAATACCAGCATGTTGAAAGAATATCAAATTAAATTGCCACCGATTGATCTAGTATCAGCTTTTGATAAACAAGCCGAAATAATACTAAAAAAAATTAAGCAAAATCAGCTGCAAGTGCGTAATCTCGAAAAACTACGTGATACTCTGTTGCCGAAGTTGATGAATGGTGATGTGAGGGTGATGTGAGGGTGAAAAGTTAATATGGAACATCTTTTATCTCATACCCAGTCTTTATTTAATCATATTTATTGGTTTAAGCAAGATCTGCAATTATTGCCGAGGAAGGATCATATTGCTTCAGCTATTAATTGGACGGATATAAAAGAGAGGAAACATGAATTTTTAAGAGAGCTGATTAATACTGTCACTTCTTGGGTTTATAATAATGAACAAACACAGCAGATTATCGAAAGGAGATTAAAGTTAACAGAAGGTGATCATGGAAATGCAGCATCATTTTTAACAAATCAGGCATTATCGAAATTTAGACCAGGTCATCCTCAAGGGCAATTTGGTGAATTGCTGCTTTTTAATTTTATTCAACATTTTTTTAAAGCAGTTCCTATTTTACGGAAGCAAAGGATAACGACTTCGACAGGACATGAAAGATTTGGAGCAGATGCCATTCATTTCTGTAATGATGAAATTAATAATAATAATATATTTTTAGGAGAATCTAAATGTTATAAAAGCGAATATAAATTTAAAGAAGCATTTGAAGTATCATTGTCAAGTATATCAAATACTTTTAAAAACTTTGATAATGAATTAGATCTATATGTTTATGATGATTTCATCGAGCCCGAATTGCAGGAAATTGCTGAAAAATATAAGAATAATGTATTAGATAATGTTCATTTTGAACTAGTATGTCTGATTGCATATAACGAAAATAAGGCAAGAACAGGAGAAAAAGAATCAGAAATTAAAGACTCTATAAAAACAATCATTGAAAAGCGATGTAGTAGTATTAATTTAGAGTGTTATAATTCAGTCCAAAAATCATTACTATCTCGAATTAATTATGTAATATTTCCGATATGGGAGCTTGATCAATTATTGTATGATTTCCAGACGAGAGTTGGGACATTATGAAATTATTTGATTCTTACAATACAGTAATAAATGAATTATTGGATATTGAGCATAAGAAGATAGCCTGTAAATTAGGTTTTATTGCTAGTTATAACGAGAAAATTGCTTATAATTTATTGGTAAAAATTATCGGAATGCTTGATGAATTATCAAGAGTTGATAATGAAAAAGCTCGTAAAATAGTAGTTACAGTTTCTTCTGTTCTCTGGACTTATAGGAGTGAAGAATGGGAAGGCTTGAAAGATTTTCTGATTTTAATTCTTTCAAGAATTGGATTTCCTCCATCATCAATCATGATAGATGAATCTTATGACTTTAAAGAATACCAGTTTTCTGCTCTTAATAGTAAATTAGATGAGTTTTATGTAACGCTACATCATTTGAATCACGAGATTCTTGTGGGAGAAGAAAAATTTTTAATAACTGCTTTTCAAAAAAGAGTTTGGGATAAGCTATCAAATTATAAACTCCTCGGTATTTCAGCTCCAACATCTGCCGGAAAGTCATTTATTATACTATTGAAGGTTATTGAAACTATACTTCACAAAGGAGGTAATGTTATATACATAGTTCCAACACTTAGTCTAGTTGCGCAAGTATCTGCTGATTTCAATCGGATGCTAAAAATTTATAATTTAACTCAATATACTATTTCAACTACTTTTAATTCACAAGAAATAAATCATTCAAGAATATATATTTTAACTCAAGAAAAAGCGATCTCAGCCTTTTCTCAAAGTGATGAACCATATAATAACATTAGAGTTCTCATCGTTGATGAAATTCAAAATTTAGAAAGAGTGGCGAATGAAAATGATCAACGAGCTAAAACTCTTTATGATACACTTATTGAACTAAGATTTACATGTAAACCTGACATAACAATTATTTCGGGACCTCGAATCAATGGACTAAAGGAATTAGGTATAAATATTTTCAACGAAATCGAAGCTGAAGATGAAGAAACAAGGGATTCTCCGGTTGCAAGTTTTACATATTCAATATCCAAAGAAGGGAAGGCCTTTTATTTGAAGCAATATTCAGTTTTACTCAAAGAACCCAAAAAATTAAAAATAAATAATGATTCAATAATAATAGGTTATGGACGTTCTCAGTATCCAGATGAGTTCGTTGGATACTTATCTAATTTTATTAAAAATCTTGGCTCTGACGCTCGAAATATAATTTTCTCCCCGACGACAAAACAGGCCCGCAAAACTGCAGTTAAGCTGGCTGAATTAAGCGAATCCAAACCAATTAGTAAATCAATCGAATCGCTCGTTGAGTATATCAAAGAGACAGTTCATGATGAATATGATATGTGCAAAACTATACCAAAAGGAATTGTTTATCATCATGGTAAAGTGCCGATGCATGTACGAGCAGTTATTGAAAGAGCAATAAAAGATAAAATGATATCAAACGTTGCATGCACTACAACTCTTATGCAAGGGGTAAATTTACCTGCGCAAAATGTTATTTTAAGAAATCCTGATTTAGCCATTAAAGCAAAGAATGGAATAAAACCTAAATTGACTGACTATGAGTTAGCGAATTTACGAGGGAGGGCAGGGCGCCTTCTAAAAGATTTTATTGGACGAACTTTTATTCTCGAAGAAGATTCATTTGAAGCCGATGAAAAACAAGGTGAACTCTTTCCTGAAGCAGAAAAGAAAATTTTATCAGGATATGGTGAAAAATATAATGCATTTAAATATGAAATAAAAGAAGCTTTAAAAACTAATGAAACCATTACTTATAAAAATAGAGAATATTCGTTTTTGTTGACCCACATTAGACAAGTTATTTTGCGTCATAAAGAAAAAAGCTTACAAAGATTATCCGCCGTTGGAATTACATTGTCTGCAAAGGATATTTTAGAGACACATGAAATTTTGAAAAAATTAGAAATAAATAAAGAAGTTTGTTTAAAAAATAGATATTGGGATCCATTAGATCTTAACGCTCTCTTTAAAATGAGGGAAAAATATTTTTTGCCAACTAGTGTTTCAGATCAAGACATTGCCAATTCTTTAATGTCCATACTTTTAGAAATGAATAGTAATTTCCCATATTATTATGATAAGTATTTTAGTGTAAGTGAAAAATTACTTTTTTCAACTTGTATTAGTGCTACGGAATGGTTAAGTGAGAAGCCTTTAAGAGTAATCCTCGAATCACCATACTTTGATACACCTGATAAGGTTGATGAAAGAATCTCACTTTTACAAAATAAAATATCATATGGATTGCCGATGCTTTTAAAGCCTATTTATGATATTTTGAATCCTAAGAGTATGTTTTTGCGTTTTATAGAAATTGGGGCATATACTCCTATAGCTAGAAAAATGATTGAACTCAATATACCGAGAGAAACGGCGATTTCATTAAGTTCTCAATATTTTTCTGATTTTGATGACAACGTTGACAATCTTGAAGGGAAAATTATTTCTAAATTAAGGCAAATAATAAATGAGCTTGATTATTGGCGCAAAATACAAATTGAAGGAATAATATAGTTTTGACAACTAACCTCACCGAATCCTCCATCGAACAATACGCCATCGACCTCCTGACAGGCCTGGGATATCAATATATCTATGGACCCGACATAGCGCCCGACAGCGAGTCTCCGTTGCGCGGTTCCTTCGAGGAAGTCATCCTGACGGAAAATCTGAAAAATGCCCTGGCCCGCATAAACCCCGCTATACCTGCTGAAGCACGTGACGATGCACTGAAACAAATAATGCGCCTGTCATCGCCGGAGCTGATTGTCGGCAACGAGGCCTTTCACCGCATGCTCACCGAGGGAATCAAGGTGACGTACCGCAAGGGCGGCGAAACCCGGGGCGACCTGGTGTGGCTCGTGGATTTTCACAGTCCCGGCAACAATGAATTCCACGCGGTGAACCAGTTCACCATTGTAGAAAATAATGTGAACAAGCGTCCCGACGTGATTCTCTTTGTAAACGGCCTTCCCCTGGTGGTCATGGAATTGAAGAACGCCGCCGGAGAAAGCGCCACGATGCGCACGGCCTTTGAACAGTTCAGGACCTACAAGGAATCAATCCCGGCACTTTTTACGTATAACGGATTTCTTGTCATATCCGACGGACTCGAGGCCAGGGCCGGGACCATATCAGCGGACTTCAGCCGTTTCATGGCGTGGAAAAGCGCCGACGGCAGGGTCGAGGCCTCGCCACTGACAGGACAGCTCGAGACCCTCATTAAGGGGATGCTCAACAAAGAAACCCTGCTGGATCTCATCAGGCACTTTATCGTTTTTGAACGCTCCAGGAGGGACGATAAAAAAACAGGGCTTCCCGTTATACAGACCGTGAAAAAACTGGCGGCCTACCATCAGTACTATGCCGTGAACCGCGCCGTCGAATCGACGCTTCGGGCCTCGGGATATGTTCGTAAGGGCAGGTTTGAAACCCGCCCAGATGGTGATTCGGTAGCGGAACCTCCCGAAAGCTATGGACTGCCCGGCGTTATGGATCAGCCCTCGGGAGACCGCAAGGGCGGGGTGGTGTGGCATACCCAGGGAAGCGGGAAGTCCTTGTCCATGGTATTTTATACCGGCAAGGTCGTTCTGGTCATGGACAATCCCACGATTCTGGTTATAACAGACCGAAACGACCTGGACGATCAGCTTTACGACACCTTTGCCGCATCGAAACAGCTGCTCCGCCAGGAGCCGGTGCAGGCCGGGGACCGGGAGCATCTGAAAAAGCTCCTGAAGGTGGCCTCGGGAGGTATTGTCTTTACCACCATTCAGAAATTTCAGCCTGTCGAGGGCAATGTCTATGAAACCCTGTCGGGGCGGGAGAATATCATCGTCATAGCCGATGAGGCCCATAGAACGCAGTATGGGTTCGGGGCGAAAACCATCGACGCCAAAGACGTAAACGGCATGGTTGTGGGAAAGAAAATTGTCTACGGCTTCGCCAAGTACATGCGTGATGCCCTTCCCAATGCCACATACCTGGGCTTTACCGGCACCCCCATTGAAAGCACCGACGTGAACACGCCGGCGGTATTCGGCAACTATGTGGATATTTATGACATAGCCCAGGCCGTCATCGACGGCGCCACGGTGAAAATATATTATGAAAGCCGTCTTGCCAGAATAGCCCTGAGCGACAAGGGACGCAGACTCGTTAAAGAGCTCGATGACGAGCTTGATCTCGATGAGCTGTCCGAGACACAGAAGGCCAAGGCGAAGTGGACGCAGCTCGAGGCCCTTATCGGTAGTGCCGACCGGATCAGGCAGGTGGCGAAAGATATGGTCACGCATTTCGAACAGCGGCAGGAAGTCATGCAGGGCAAGGCCATGATCGTCACCATGTCACGCCGTATCGCCGCTGAATTATACGCAGCCATCATTGAATTGAAGCCCCAGTGGCACAGCAAAGACTTGAAGAAAGGTGCCGTTAAAGTGGTCATGACTTCGGCTTCTTCCGACGGTCCGGAAATATCATCGCATCACACCACGAAAGAACAGCGAAGAACTCTGGCGGACCGGATGAAGGACCCGGAAGACGAACTGAAGCTTGTCATTGTCCGGGACATGTGGCTCACGGGATTTGACGTTCCCTGCCTGAACACCCTCTATATAGACAAGCCCATGAAGGGGCACAACCTGATGCAGGCCATAGCGCGGGTCAACCGGGTCTATCGTGACAAGGACGGGGGCCTCATTGTCGATTATCTCGGCATCGCCTCGGACCTGAAAGAGGCGCTGTCCTTTTATTCCGATGCGGGCGGCAGGGGAGACCCGGCGGCAACCCAGGAAGAGGCCGTGAGGCTCATGCTGGAAAAACTGGAGATTGTGTCCCAGATGTTCCACGGATTTCCCTATGAGGATTATTTCGAGGCAGACACGGGCAGGAAACTCTCCATGATCCTGGCAGCCGAGGACCATGTTCTGGGCCTGGAGAATGGCCGCAAGCGTTACATCGACGAGGTGACTGCCCTGTCCAGGGCCTTTGCCATTGCTGTTCCCCATGAACAGGCCATGGACGTAAAGGACGAGGTGTCCTTCTTTCAGGCCGTTAAATCACGCCTGGCGAAATTCGACACCACGGGCAGCGGAAAAACCAGCGATGAGATTGAAACCGCCATCAGGCAGGTCATAGATAAGGCGCTGGTTACCGAACAGGTCATTGATGTTTTCGATGCCGCCGGTTTAAAGAAACCCGACATATCAATCCTTTCGGAAGAGTTTCTTCTTGAAGTGAAAAACATGGAGCACCAGAACCTTGCCCTTGAGGTACTGAAGAAGCTCCTCAATGATGAAATAAAATCACGCATGAAAAAGAACCTGGTTCAGAGCAAGACCCTCATGGAAATGCTGGAGAGTTCCATCCTGCGGTATCACAATAAAATTATTACTGCTGCCGAGGTGATTGAGGAACTCATTGAGTTGAGCAAAGATATAAAAAACATGGACAGGGAACCGCAGGAGCTGGGACTGTCCGATTACGAATACGCCTTTTATTCAGCCATCGCCGACAATGACAGCGCTCAGGAGGTTATGGGCAAGGACAAGCTCCGTGAACTCGCCGTTGTCCTGTATCAGAAAGTAAAAGAGAACGCGTCCATTGACTGGACCATCAAGGAAAGCGTTAAGTCGAAACTTAAGGTGATTGTCAAAAGGATTCTGCGGCAGTACGGGTATCCTCCCGATATGCAGATGCTGGCCACAGAAACGGTGCTGAAACAGGCGGAAATGATTGCAGAAGAGTTGACGAGGAATTGAAGATTTCTGGGGTGTGGGGGAATGTATCGGCCGGGTCGAGGCCGACAGGGACGCGTTGCGGCGGGCGGTGTGCCTCGATACGACGGCTTCGCCGTCACTCGGCAACCGTAATAATGGCAGCACGAATTAAAGCCTTGCCAGCCTCGGGCGCCTCGATACGTTTTGCTGCGCAAAACACTCGGCAACCGAGGTCTTGGTCCTGGGGGAAAATATCGGAAATGCGGCGCTCATTGGGCAACCGTAATAATGGTAGCACAAATTAAAGCCTTGCCAGCCTCGGGCGCCTCGATACGTTTCACTGCGTGAAACATTCGGCAACCGAGGTCTCGGTCTTTGAGTGAAATACTCAGAAGGGAGTAAGGCCCCGGTTGCTGAGTGATCGCTGCTTAGATACGACAGTTTTGCTCTTACCCGGCAACCAGGCGATCGTATCGAAGCGACCGGGGATGCAGAAATCGGCGAACATTGGCCCCGGTTGCTGAGTGCCGCCGCCATCTCGATACGGTGGCTTCGCCACCACTCGATGACCGGTGGCGTATCGAAGCGACCGGGGATGGCGGCAACCGTAATAATGGTAACACAAATTAATGCCTCGCCAGCCTCGGGCGCCTCGATACGTTTCACTGCGTGAAACACTCGGCAACCGAGGCCCGGTTGTGAAATGAAATACCGCGAAAGGACATAGGTCCCGGTTGCTGAGTGATCGCTGTCTCGATAAGACAGTTTTGCTCTTACCCGGCAACCGGGCGATCATATCGAAGCGACCGGGGATGATACAGAAGAAGGTGTTCGGATAGAAAATCATAATGAAAGGCTATATGTACATTCTGGAATGTGCTGATGGGAGTTTTTATACCGGAAGCACGAAGAATCTTGAAAAGCGTCTTCTTGAGCACCAGGGTTTAGCGGAAGATCATGAAGATTCACGTGGCTCGTATTATACCAGGGTACGTCGTCCTGTAAAACTTGTGTATTATGAAGAGCATGCCCGCATTGATGAGGCCTTTCATCGGGAAAAACAGGTTCAAAGGTGGAGCCGCCAGAAAAAGAAGGCACTTATTGAGGGTAGGAATTTAGATTTACCTTTATTGGCTAAGAAAAATTTCGGTACTGTGAAGAAGTGAAATTAATGCCTCGCCAGCCTCGGGCGCCTCGATACGTTTTGCTGCGCAAAACACTCGGCAACCGAGGTCTTGGTCCTGGGGGAAAATATCGNNNNNNNNNNNNNNNNNNNNNNNNNNNNNNNNNNNNNNNNNNCTCGATGACCGGTGGCGTATCGAAGCGACCGGGGAGGCCATAACAGAAAATTTATGCCAGAGAGCCCTCTCCACGGAGGAGTTAGCGCGCGACCCACAGGATGTGGGAAGTGTCTGTGGAGCCACGGGCGACGCTTTTTGGGACGTCCTGTCCCGCGTCGCCATTGAAACATCCTGTTTGGAAGATGGCGAGAACAGACGCGGAGGCGGGGTGAGGTCCGTGAAACCCTAAAATATCTTGACAATCTGTTTCCCTTGATAGTACATTTATCATTGATAACAATATAGTGAAAAACCTGTTATTGTCGGGTGTTTCCGGGAGAGTACCATTTATGAACTGGCAAGAGCATGTAACCGTTGATCCGCAGGTGTGTCATGGCAAGGCCTACATTAAAGGCACAAGAATCATGGTGTCTATAATTCTTGATAATCTTTCCGAAGGATTGTCCCATGAAGAGATTCTTCAAAGCTATCCCTCTTTAACAAATGAAGACATTTTTGCCGCGATTCACTATGCCGCGGAGTTGGCCAGGGAAAGAGTTATTGATTTTTCCCGGAAGATTTCCTGATGAGATTCAAAGTAGACGAAAACCTGCCCGTTGAAGTCGCCCGCCTGCTTCGTGAAAATAGTTAAGACGCGCATACTGTTCAT
The window above is part of the Spirochaetae bacterium HGW-Spirochaetae-1 genome. Proteins encoded here:
- a CDS encoding DUF1837 domain-containing protein — encoded protein: MEHLLSHTQSLFNHIYWFKQDLQLLPRKDHIASAINWTDIKERKHEFLRELINTVTSWVYNNEQTQQIIERRLKLTEGDHGNAASFLTNQALSKFRPGHPQGQFGELLLFNFIQHFFKAVPILRKQRITTSTGHERFGADAIHFCNDEINNNNIFLGESKCYKSEYKFKEAFEVSLSSISNTFKNFDNELDLYVYDDFIEPELQEIAEKYKNNVLDNVHFELVCLIAYNENKARTGEKESEIKDSIKTIIEKRCSSINLECYNSVQKSLLSRINYVIFPIWELDQLLYDFQTRVGTL
- a CDS encoding DEAD/DEAH box helicase; this translates as MTTNLTESSIEQYAIDLLTGLGYQYIYGPDIAPDSESPLRGSFEEVILTENLKNALARINPAIPAEARDDALKQIMRLSSPELIVGNEAFHRMLTEGIKVTYRKGGETRGDLVWLVDFHSPGNNEFHAVNQFTIVENNVNKRPDVILFVNGLPLVVMELKNAAGESATMRTAFEQFRTYKESIPALFTYNGFLVISDGLEARAGTISADFSRFMAWKSADGRVEASPLTGQLETLIKGMLNKETLLDLIRHFIVFERSRRDDKKTGLPVIQTVKKLAAYHQYYAVNRAVESTLRASGYVRKGRFETRPDGDSVAEPPESYGLPGVMDQPSGDRKGGVVWHTQGSGKSLSMVFYTGKVVLVMDNPTILVITDRNDLDDQLYDTFAASKQLLRQEPVQAGDREHLKKLLKVASGGIVFTTIQKFQPVEGNVYETLSGRENIIVIADEAHRTQYGFGAKTIDAKDVNGMVVGKKIVYGFAKYMRDALPNATYLGFTGTPIESTDVNTPAVFGNYVDIYDIAQAVIDGATVKIYYESRLARIALSDKGRRLVKELDDELDLDELSETQKAKAKWTQLEALIGSADRIRQVAKDMVTHFEQRQEVMQGKAMIVTMSRRIAAELYAAIIELKPQWHSKDLKKGAVKVVMTSASSDGPEISSHHTTKEQRRTLADRMKDPEDELKLVIVRDMWLTGFDVPCLNTLYIDKPMKGHNLMQAIARVNRVYRDKDGGLIVDYLGIASDLKEALSFYSDAGGRGDPAATQEEAVRLMLEKLEIVSQMFHGFPYEDYFEADTGRKLSMILAAEDHVLGLENGRKRYIDEVTALSRAFAIAVPHEQAMDVKDEVSFFQAVKSRLAKFDTTGSGKTSDEIETAIRQVIDKALVTEQVIDVFDAAGLKKPDISILSEEFLLEVKNMEHQNLALEVLKKLLNDEIKSRMKKNLVQSKTLMEMLESSILRYHNKIITAAEVIEELIELSKDIKNMDREPQELGLSDYEYAFYSAIADNDSAQEVMGKDKLRELAVVLYQKVKENASIDWTIKESVKSKLKVIVKRILRQYGYPPDMQMLATETVLKQAEMIAEELTRN